One Chrysiogenia bacterium DNA window includes the following coding sequences:
- a CDS encoding ammonium transporter — translation MDSGDTTFILVSAALVLFMTPGLAFFYGGMVRSKNSLSTMMHSFILIGAISVQWVLIGYTLAFGPDISGLIGGLDHIGLAGVGAEPGPYAATIPGFAFMAFQMMFAIITPALISGAFAERVKFSGFLLFSLLWATLVYDPLCHWVWGGGWMGADGAMDFAGGNVVHISAAASAFIFVILLGKRQGFGSEPMPPHNLPFTVLGTGILWFGWFGFNAGSALAADGTAALAFVTTNTAAATASVTWVILDKIVKGKPTVLGAASGAVAGLVAITPAAGFVTPLAAIAMGLGAGVICFFAVEFRTHKGFDDSLDVFAVHGMGGTFGALALGFLATDKGGVEQFLIQLKSVVATYLFAMVMTFVIYKIVDLTVGMRVDEDAEYEGLDLSQHGEVGYNL, via the coding sequence ATTGATTCCGGCGATACGACTTTCATCCTCGTGAGCGCCGCACTGGTCCTGTTCATGACACCGGGCCTGGCTTTCTTCTACGGCGGCATGGTCCGGTCGAAAAATTCCCTGAGCACCATGATGCATTCGTTCATCCTGATCGGAGCCATCAGCGTTCAGTGGGTTCTGATTGGATACACCTTGGCATTCGGACCGGACATCAGCGGACTGATCGGCGGGCTCGACCACATCGGGCTAGCGGGAGTGGGCGCGGAGCCCGGGCCTTACGCTGCCACCATTCCCGGCTTTGCCTTCATGGCCTTCCAGATGATGTTTGCCATCATTACTCCCGCACTCATCTCGGGCGCCTTTGCCGAGCGCGTCAAGTTCTCGGGTTTCCTGCTCTTCTCCCTGCTGTGGGCGACGCTGGTCTATGACCCGCTCTGCCACTGGGTGTGGGGCGGCGGCTGGATGGGCGCCGACGGTGCCATGGACTTCGCCGGCGGCAACGTGGTGCACATCAGCGCCGCGGCCTCGGCCTTTATCTTTGTGATCCTGCTGGGCAAGCGCCAGGGCTTTGGCAGCGAGCCGATGCCCCCGCACAACCTGCCTTTTACGGTGCTGGGCACCGGCATCCTGTGGTTCGGCTGGTTCGGTTTCAACGCCGGCAGCGCCCTGGCCGCCGACGGCACCGCCGCGCTGGCCTTTGTGACGACCAACACCGCTGCGGCGACGGCCTCGGTCACGTGGGTGATTCTCGACAAGATCGTCAAGGGCAAGCCCACGGTGCTGGGCGCCGCCTCGGGCGCGGTGGCCGGCCTGGTGGCCATTACCCCGGCCGCGGGCTTCGTCACGCCGCTGGCTGCAATCGCCATGGGCCTTGGGGCGGGCGTGATCTGTTTCTTCGCCGTGGAATTCCGCACCCACAAGGGCTTTGACGACTCCCTGGACGTGTTTGCCGTCCACGGCATGGGCGGCACCTTCGGCGCGCTGGCGCTGGGCTTCCTGGCCACCGACAAGGGCGGCGTGGAGCAGTTCCTGATTCAGCTCAAGAGCGTCGTGGCGACCTATCTGTTCGCCATGGTGATGACCTTCGTGATCTACAAGATCGTCGATCTGACGGTCGGAATGCGGGTCGACGAAGACGCCGAATACGAGGGGCTCGACCTCTCGCAGCATGGAGAGGTTGGTTACAACCTGTAA
- a CDS encoding P-II family nitrogen regulator, which yields MKKIEAIIKPFKLDEVKAALAEIGVMGMTVSEVKGFGRQKGHTELYRGAEYVVDFLPKIKLEVVVDDDKSTQVVEVIQKTANTGRIGDGKIFVLNLEEVVRIRTGERGTDAV from the coding sequence ATGAAGAAAATTGAAGCGATTATCAAACCGTTCAAGCTCGACGAAGTGAAAGCCGCACTGGCTGAGATCGGCGTCATGGGTATGACCGTCAGCGAGGTCAAGGGCTTCGGTCGCCAGAAGGGCCACACCGAGCTCTACCGCGGCGCCGAATACGTCGTGGACTTCCTGCCGAAGATCAAGCTCGAAGTCGTGGTTGACGACGACAAGTCGACACAGGTTGTCGAGGTGATCCAGAAGACTGCCAACACCGGTCGGATCGGTGACGGCAAGATCTTCGTCCTGAATCTGGAAGAGGTGGTTCGCATCCGCACGGGCGAGCGCGGCACCGACGCCGTTTAA